A part of Desulfomicrobium baculatum DSM 4028 genomic DNA contains:
- a CDS encoding 4Fe-4S dicluster domain-containing protein: MSHHSHRSGYSELTDRLNRCPQGAPPSESLHKILKILFSEREAELIAILPIKPFTVEKAAEVWKMDPVKTRNILEDLAGRAMLVDIEGEDGQTTYVLPPPMAGFFEFSMMRTRGDIDQKALGELFYQYLNVEEDFIKALFVDGETQLGRVFVQEPMLPAGSAVHVLDYERATEVIRTASHLAISTCYCRHKMQHMGRDCDAPKDICMTFNTSAASLSRHGHARPVDTAECLDLLDLAQEHGLVQFGENVRERVNFICNCCGCCCEAMIAARKFGNLHPVHTTNFLPVVDEDLCNGCGKCASACPVEAMSIVSANDPRQPKRKKARVDENICLGCGVCVRACPEKTLSLKSREKRVITPLNSVHRTVVMALERGKLQDLIFDNRVLWNHRALAAVLGVILKLPPVKQVMATTQVKSRFMEYLVRKFPV, from the coding sequence ATGTCGCACCATTCGCATCGCTCGGGATATTCCGAACTGACCGACCGGCTGAACCGCTGCCCGCAGGGAGCTCCCCCCTCCGAATCGCTGCACAAAATCCTGAAAATCCTCTTTTCCGAGCGCGAGGCCGAGCTCATTGCCATCCTGCCCATCAAACCGTTCACGGTCGAAAAGGCGGCCGAGGTCTGGAAGATGGACCCGGTCAAGACCAGGAACATCCTCGAAGATCTGGCCGGACGGGCCATGCTCGTGGACATCGAAGGCGAGGACGGGCAGACGACCTATGTCCTGCCCCCGCCCATGGCCGGTTTCTTCGAATTTTCCATGATGCGCACGCGCGGCGACATCGACCAGAAAGCCCTGGGCGAACTCTTCTACCAGTACCTGAACGTGGAGGAGGATTTCATCAAGGCCCTCTTCGTCGACGGCGAGACGCAGCTCGGCCGCGTCTTCGTACAGGAGCCCATGCTCCCGGCCGGGAGCGCCGTGCACGTCCTCGACTACGAGCGGGCCACCGAGGTCATCCGCACCGCCAGCCACCTGGCCATCAGCACCTGCTACTGCCGCCACAAGATGCAGCACATGGGCCGGGACTGCGATGCGCCCAAAGACATCTGCATGACCTTCAACACCTCGGCGGCATCCCTCTCGCGCCACGGTCATGCCCGGCCCGTGGACACTGCCGAGTGCCTGGATCTGCTGGACCTGGCCCAGGAGCACGGACTGGTGCAGTTCGGGGAAAACGTGCGCGAGCGCGTCAACTTCATCTGCAACTGCTGCGGCTGCTGCTGCGAGGCCATGATCGCGGCCCGCAAGTTCGGCAATCTCCACCCCGTGCACACCACCAACTTTCTGCCCGTGGTGGACGAGGATCTGTGCAACGGCTGCGGCAAATGCGCGAGCGCCTGCCCGGTGGAGGCCATGAGCATCGTGTCCGCCAACGACCCTCGCCAGCCCAAACGCAAAAAGGCCCGCGTGGACGAAAACATCTGCCTGGGCTGCGGAGTCTGCGTGCGGGCCTGCCCGGAAAAGACGCTGTCCCTCAAATCCCGTGAAAAGCGGGTCATCACCCCGCTCAACTCCGTGCACCGCACCGTGGTCATGGCCCTGGAGCGCGGCAAGCTGCAGGACCTCATCTTCGACAACCGCGTGCTCTGGAACCACCGCGCCCTGGCAGCGGTGTTGGGCGTGATCCTGAAGCTTCCGCCCGTGAAGCAGGTCATGGCCACGACGCAGGTCAAGTCGCGGTTCATGGAGTATCTGGTGAGAAAGTTCCCGGTCTGA
- a CDS encoding YidH family protein, with protein MIGQTDPRVLFAAERTLFSWNRTGISLMAFGFVVERFGLYMQLLGVQGGLGAQRHLSFIGGIGFILLGAFVEVYSVLQHRHFLATLHEMDIPLGYNTKAAMGINAVVGFMGVMLCVYLVLGVL; from the coding sequence ATGATCGGCCAGACAGACCCCCGCGTTCTTTTCGCCGCGGAACGGACTCTCTTCTCTTGGAACAGGACAGGCATTTCCCTGATGGCTTTCGGCTTCGTGGTGGAGCGTTTCGGCCTCTACATGCAGCTTTTGGGCGTGCAGGGCGGGCTCGGAGCCCAGCGTCATCTGTCCTTCATCGGCGGCATCGGCTTCATCCTGCTTGGCGCCTTTGTCGAGGTCTACTCGGTGCTGCAGCATCGCCATTTTCTGGCCACGCTGCACGAGATGGACATCCCTCTCGGCTATAACACCAAGGCGGCCATGGGCATAAACGCGGTGGTCGGTTTCATGGGCGTGATGCTTTGCGTGTATCTGGTGCTCGGAGTGCTGTGA
- a CDS encoding 6-phosphofructokinase gives MGLQRVGILTGGGDCSGLNAVIRAVTRTAIIQYGAEVLGLENGFDGLIFGRTMRLTTGNTKDILTLGGTILGTTNKGNPFAYREFDEDGHITVRDLSAQAMDTFTSQGLDCLFVVGGEGTLELAHKFQQMGMPVVGIPKTIDNDLEGTDYTFGFQTAVQVACDAMDRLHTTGRSHDRVMILEVMGRNAGWIALEAGLAGGAHIILIPEIPYNLDNVVAKIQHRIRGKSPFSIIMVAEGAREEGGERITQSTATTRLQGVEQLGGVGFHLACRIRERIPLEVRTTVLGHIQRGGSPTAFDRVLGTRLGAAAVDAAARGDFGTMVALKTPDIVLVPLSELAGLCRTVPVDHQLIRAAEATGVNLGRGAM, from the coding sequence ATGGGTTTGCAGCGTGTTGGAATTCTGACCGGCGGCGGTGATTGCTCCGGCCTCAACGCCGTGATCAGGGCCGTGACCCGGACGGCGATCATACAGTACGGAGCTGAAGTGCTGGGGCTTGAGAACGGTTTCGACGGACTCATCTTCGGCCGGACCATGCGGCTGACCACCGGCAACACCAAGGACATTCTGACCCTGGGCGGGACGATCCTCGGCACCACCAACAAGGGCAACCCCTTCGCCTACCGCGAGTTCGACGAAGACGGGCATATCACGGTCCGCGACCTTTCCGCGCAGGCCATGGATACGTTCACGTCGCAGGGGCTGGATTGCCTCTTCGTGGTCGGCGGTGAAGGCACCCTGGAGCTGGCGCACAAATTTCAGCAGATGGGCATGCCCGTGGTCGGCATCCCCAAAACCATCGATAATGACCTCGAAGGCACGGACTATACCTTCGGTTTCCAGACCGCCGTGCAGGTGGCCTGTGACGCCATGGACCGTCTGCACACGACCGGTCGCAGTCACGACCGGGTCATGATCCTTGAGGTCATGGGCCGCAACGCCGGGTGGATCGCCCTGGAGGCGGGGCTGGCCGGGGGCGCGCATATCATCCTCATCCCCGAGATTCCCTACAACCTCGATAACGTGGTGGCCAAGATCCAGCACCGCATCCGCGGCAAGAGTCCGTTCAGCATCATCATGGTGGCGGAAGGGGCCAGGGAGGAGGGCGGGGAGCGCATCACCCAGAGCACGGCCACGACGCGGCTGCAGGGCGTGGAGCAACTGGGCGGCGTCGGCTTTCATCTGGCCTGCCGGATCAGGGAACGGATTCCGCTGGAAGTGCGCACCACTGTGCTTGGCCATATCCAGCGCGGCGGATCGCCCACGGCCTTTGACCGGGTGCTGGGCACGCGGCTGGGCGCGGCGGCCGTGGATGCTGCGGCACGCGGGGATTTTGGGACCATGGTGGCCCTCAAAACCCCGGACATCGTGCTCGTGCCTCTCTCGGAGCTGGCCGGGCTGTGCCGCACCGTGCCGGTGGATCATCAGCTCATCCGCGCGGCCGAGGCCACGGGCGTGAACCTGGGGCGCGGGGCCATGTAG
- a CDS encoding sensor domain-containing diguanylate cyclase — protein MYHRLVKVCIFADDFIISGVLKSVDPLPNLEYEIFTSEVVDFEVLRDFSIIILNTAFSSQMIRKIYDAKKSESIFVVCSNFQDFRVCSENYKYFDELWTGPLDAEKIAFLFGKIVSRIKKNEDSCLTEKYLDTLIDSLPDLIWFKDARGAHLRVNKSFCEAVGKTKADVQGRGHYYIWDIEPDEYAKGEYVCLESEEIVLREKKNCLFDEMVKIKDSMRKFKTYKSPLFDRNGDVLGTVGVARDVTDLQNLQIEMNILFESLPFGVIATDKDQHVTGGNQKSLALFSAQSKGLLGKKFDGLLKAFADDCSSEQRLIEDSRDGVFLLASERVFKIQQEKLLDVFSEFAGYIYLFLDVTKEYYQKHQLIFDANTDYLTKLNNRRKLHDFLRDTPCMSGTALLLADLDNFKQINDQYGHDEGDRILVAFAHILRDNFDPENIFRLGGDEFAVLFPGTRHAKEQMLETAHRCARVIISELEKLSIHQDLSVSIGIAVTSSDDEDFGSLFKKADIALYDSKCSGKNTCCLWCGGA, from the coding sequence ATGTACCACAGACTCGTGAAAGTATGCATATTTGCAGATGATTTTATTATTTCCGGCGTACTGAAGAGTGTGGATCCGCTTCCAAATCTTGAGTATGAGATATTCACATCTGAAGTAGTTGATTTCGAAGTATTAAGAGATTTTTCAATAATCATTTTGAATACTGCATTCAGCTCACAAATGATTCGTAAAATATATGACGCGAAAAAAAGCGAATCAATTTTCGTTGTGTGTTCAAATTTTCAAGATTTTAGAGTCTGTTCAGAGAATTACAAGTATTTCGATGAATTGTGGACAGGGCCGTTGGATGCTGAAAAAATTGCATTTCTGTTTGGCAAGATTGTTTCACGCATAAAAAAGAATGAAGATTCCTGTCTGACGGAAAAATATCTCGATACGCTCATTGACAGCCTGCCTGATCTGATATGGTTCAAGGATGCCCGTGGAGCTCATTTGCGGGTGAACAAGAGCTTCTGTGAAGCGGTCGGCAAAACGAAGGCGGATGTTCAAGGCCGTGGTCATTATTATATATGGGACATCGAACCTGATGAATATGCCAAAGGGGAATATGTCTGCCTTGAGTCGGAGGAAATAGTTCTTCGGGAAAAGAAGAACTGCCTTTTCGACGAGATGGTCAAGATCAAAGACTCCATGCGTAAATTCAAGACGTACAAGTCGCCTCTGTTCGACCGCAACGGGGATGTGCTCGGCACGGTAGGGGTCGCGCGCGATGTCACGGACCTGCAGAATCTTCAGATAGAAATGAACATCCTTTTCGAGAGTTTGCCCTTCGGCGTGATTGCCACCGACAAGGATCAGCACGTCACGGGGGGGAACCAGAAATCCCTCGCTTTGTTTTCCGCCCAGTCGAAGGGATTGCTTGGGAAAAAATTTGATGGGCTGCTCAAAGCCTTTGCGGATGACTGTTCATCGGAACAACGGTTGATCGAGGATTCCAGGGATGGGGTTTTTCTTCTCGCCAGTGAGCGTGTTTTCAAAATACAACAGGAAAAGCTGCTTGATGTATTCAGCGAATTCGCCGGATATATCTATTTGTTTCTCGATGTTACAAAAGAGTACTATCAGAAGCACCAACTCATCTTCGACGCCAATACGGACTATCTGACCAAGCTGAACAACCGCCGTAAACTGCATGATTTTTTGCGGGATACCCCGTGCATGTCCGGAACGGCGTTGCTGCTGGCCGACCTCGATAATTTCAAACAGATCAACGATCAGTACGGCCATGATGAAGGGGACAGGATACTTGTCGCGTTTGCACACATACTGCGGGATAATTTTGACCCGGAGAACATTTTTCGTTTAGGGGGCGATGAATTCGCCGTCCTCTTTCCCGGGACTCGGCACGCCAAAGAACAGATGCTGGAAACGGCACACCGTTGCGCCAGGGTCATCATCTCGGAACTTGAAAAATTATCCATACACCAGGATCTTTCGGTAAGCATCGGCATCGCAGTGACTTCTTCGGACGATGAGGATTTCGGGTCGCTGTTCAAGAAAGCGGATATCGCGCTCTATGATTCGAAATGTTCAGGTAAGAACACCTGCTGTCTCTGGTGCGGAGGGGCGTGA
- a CDS encoding DUF4242 domain-containing protein produces the protein MPKYIIEREIPGAGNMTAETLQGIAQHSCGVLKEMGPSIQWVESFVTSDKIYCVYIAPSEAAVREHATKGGFPANSVSEVKTIIDPTTSEG, from the coding sequence ATGCCGAAGTACATCATTGAACGCGAGATCCCCGGCGCGGGTAACATGACCGCCGAAACCCTGCAGGGCATCGCCCAGCATTCCTGCGGCGTGCTTAAGGAAATGGGGCCGTCCATCCAGTGGGTGGAGAGTTTCGTGACGTCGGACAAGATTTATTGCGTATACATCGCCCCAAGCGAAGCGGCGGTGCGCGAGCACGCCACCAAGGGCGGCTTCCCGGCCAACAGCGTGAGCGAAGTCAAGACCATCATCGACCCGACCACGTCCGAGGGTTGA
- a CDS encoding O-acetylhomoserine aminocarboxypropyltransferase/cysteine synthase family protein has translation MQRFETKALHGGYAPDATGSRAVPVHRTSAYLFKDADHVADLFALRQLGNIYTRLGGPTQEALETRLAQLEGGKAALALASGTAAIHYTVINICRQGDELVSSSTLYGGTHTMFAAILPDAGITTRFVDIHNADAVHAAINERTRLIYTEVIGNPALDVANIEALSLIAHEHNLPLVVDATFTTPYLFRPLEYGADIVVHSLTKWIGGHGTAIGGAVIDGGTFDWTDPKFALYNEPDPSYHGLRYAHDLGELSPLAFIMRMRLVPLRNLGACLSPDNCWIFLQGLETLALRMERHSENALQAAEFLAGHPKVSWVRYPGLPGDPSYDLARTMFPRGFGGMVVFGVKGGLEAGRDFINRLRLISHLANVGDAKSLAIHPASTTHSQLSEEEQTAGGITPDLVRFSVGIEHIDDILADLDQALE, from the coding sequence ATGCAACGATTTGAAACCAAGGCCCTGCACGGCGGCTATGCTCCCGACGCCACGGGCTCCCGCGCCGTTCCGGTGCATCGCACCTCGGCCTACCTGTTCAAGGATGCGGACCACGTCGCCGACCTCTTTGCCCTGCGCCAGCTGGGCAACATCTACACCCGCCTGGGCGGGCCGACCCAGGAGGCGCTGGAGACGCGCCTGGCCCAGCTCGAAGGCGGCAAGGCCGCCCTGGCCCTGGCCTCTGGGACGGCGGCCATTCATTACACGGTCATCAACATCTGCCGCCAGGGTGACGAGCTGGTCTCGTCCAGCACCCTTTACGGCGGCACGCATACCATGTTCGCCGCCATCCTGCCTGATGCCGGGATCACCACCCGCTTCGTGGACATCCACAATGCGGATGCCGTGCACGCGGCCATAAACGAGCGCACCCGGCTCATCTACACCGAGGTCATCGGCAACCCGGCCCTCGATGTGGCCAACATCGAAGCCCTGTCCCTCATCGCCCATGAGCATAACCTGCCCCTGGTGGTGGACGCGACCTTCACCACGCCCTATCTGTTCCGGCCGCTGGAATACGGGGCGGACATCGTCGTGCATTCGCTGACCAAATGGATCGGCGGGCACGGCACGGCCATCGGCGGGGCGGTCATCGACGGCGGAACCTTCGACTGGACCGACCCCAAATTCGCCCTCTACAACGAGCCCGACCCGTCCTACCACGGCCTGCGCTACGCCCATGACCTGGGCGAGCTTAGCCCGCTGGCCTTCATCATGCGCATGCGTCTGGTCCCCTTGCGCAACCTCGGCGCGTGCCTTTCGCCCGACAACTGCTGGATCTTCCTGCAGGGGCTTGAAACCCTGGCCCTGCGCATGGAGCGGCACAGCGAGAACGCCCTGCAGGCGGCGGAATTTCTGGCCGGACACCCCAAGGTGTCCTGGGTGCGCTATCCCGGCCTTCCGGGCGACCCGTCCTACGATCTGGCCCGGACCATGTTCCCGCGCGGCTTCGGCGGCATGGTCGTTTTCGGGGTCAAGGGAGGTCTTGAGGCCGGACGGGATTTTATCAATCGCCTGCGCCTGATCTCGCATCTGGCCAATGTCGGCGACGCCAAGAGCCTGGCCATCCACCCGGCCAGCACCACCCATTCCCAGCTCTCGGAAGAGGAGCAGACGGCAGGGGGCATCACCCCGGATCTGGTCCGGTTTTCCGTGGGCATCGAACACATCGACGATATCCTGGCGGATCTGGATCAGGCTCTGGAATGA
- the metW gene encoding methionine biosynthesis protein MetW has protein sequence MAAEHCAMDGHELRFDLRVVASWIEPGSRVLDLGCADGKLLRFLRDTRQVNGLGIEHDEDEVVSCIAQGLSVIHGDINTELPGFPDKAFDYVVVSQTLQQAYEPTALLQQMLRVGRRGIVSFPNFCCLPIRLQMAFSGHVPVTPELPYQWYNTPNIRVLSLEDFRAYSRAVPFSIIRSLAVNPSGDGSMREVRFWPNLLASYGIFMIRDR, from the coding sequence ATGGCTGCTGAGCATTGCGCCATGGACGGGCACGAGCTGCGTTTCGACCTGCGCGTGGTGGCTTCCTGGATCGAGCCGGGCAGCCGGGTGCTGGACCTTGGCTGCGCCGACGGCAAGCTCTTGCGCTTTCTGCGCGACACAAGGCAAGTGAACGGTCTTGGCATCGAGCACGACGAGGACGAGGTCGTGTCCTGCATAGCCCAGGGCCTGTCGGTCATCCACGGGGACATCAACACGGAGCTGCCGGGTTTTCCGGACAAGGCTTTCGACTACGTGGTCGTGTCCCAGACCCTGCAACAGGCCTACGAGCCCACCGCCCTGCTGCAGCAGATGCTTCGGGTCGGTCGCCGGGGCATCGTCAGTTTTCCCAATTTCTGCTGTCTGCCCATCCGGTTGCAGATGGCTTTTTCCGGGCATGTGCCGGTCACGCCGGAGCTGCCCTACCAATGGTATAACACGCCCAACATCAGGGTGCTGAGCCTGGAGGATTTCCGGGCCTATTCGCGGGCCGTGCCCTTTTCCATCATCCGCTCCCTGGCCGTGAATCCGTCCGGCGACGGGAGCATGCGCGAGGTCCGGTTCTGGCCCAATCTGCTCGCCTCGTACGGAATCTTCATGATACGGGACCGTTGA
- the metX gene encoding homoserine O-acetyltransferase MetX yields the protein MTQPSVGIVRTQSFTFAHPPHSMVLDSGVGLGPVSLAYETYGELNAERSNAVLICHALTGDAHVAGYHDGDDKPGWWEHYVGPGKPIDTDRYFVICSNVIGSCMGSCGPSSINPATGRYWGLDFPIVTIPDMVRAQRELVRHLGVERLLAVTGGSLGGMQTLQWAASYPDMMDGILALATTSRHSPQAIAFNEVARQSIMSDPNWKNGDYYDGVRPDLGLAVARMIGHITYLSDESMHVKFGRELRSGAFAFNFEGDFQVESYLHHQGRKFVERFDANAFLYVTKAADYFDLDLGNPDSPARRALAGTGARFQLVSFTSDWLYPTYQSRQVVDVLKTLGRDVSFCEITAPWGHDAFLLPDERLETVIRGFLGGLHGC from the coding sequence ATGACCCAGCCCTCTGTCGGCATTGTCCGCACCCAGTCCTTCACCTTCGCCCATCCCCCGCATTCCATGGTTCTGGACAGCGGAGTGGGGCTCGGGCCCGTTTCCCTGGCCTACGAGACCTACGGCGAGCTGAACGCCGAGCGCTCCAACGCCGTGCTCATCTGCCACGCCCTGACCGGCGACGCCCACGTGGCCGGATACCACGACGGCGACGACAAGCCCGGCTGGTGGGAGCATTACGTGGGCCCGGGCAAGCCCATCGACACGGACCGCTATTTCGTGATCTGCTCCAACGTCATCGGCAGTTGCATGGGCTCCTGCGGGCCGTCGTCCATCAATCCTGCCACGGGGCGTTACTGGGGCCTTGATTTTCCCATCGTGACCATCCCCGACATGGTCCGCGCCCAGCGCGAGCTGGTTCGCCACCTTGGCGTCGAGCGCCTGCTGGCCGTGACCGGCGGCTCTTTGGGCGGGATGCAGACCCTGCAATGGGCCGCAAGCTATCCGGACATGATGGACGGCATCCTGGCCCTGGCCACCACCAGCCGCCATTCCCCGCAGGCCATCGCCTTCAACGAGGTCGCCCGGCAGTCCATCATGAGCGACCCCAACTGGAAGAACGGGGACTATTACGACGGCGTGCGCCCGGACCTGGGTTTGGCCGTGGCCCGCATGATCGGGCATATCACCTATCTTTCCGACGAGTCCATGCACGTGAAGTTCGGCCGCGAGTTGCGCAGCGGGGCGTTTGCCTTCAATTTCGAGGGCGATTTCCAGGTCGAGAGCTACCTGCACCATCAGGGCAGGAAATTCGTGGAGCGCTTCGACGCCAACGCCTTTCTCTACGTGACCAAGGCCGCCGACTATTTCGACCTGGACCTGGGCAACCCGGACAGCCCGGCCCGGCGCGCCCTGGCCGGGACCGGGGCGCGTTTTCAGCTGGTGTCCTTCACTTCGGACTGGCTCTACCCGACCTACCAGTCCCGGCAGGTCGTGGACGTGCTCAAGACGTTGGGCCGGGACGTGAGCTTTTGCGAAATCACCGCCCCCTGGGGTCACGACGCCTTCCTGCTGCCGGACGAGCGCCTGGAAACCGTGATCCGGGGATTTCTGGGAGGGCTGCATGGCTGCTGA